From Anopheles coluzzii chromosome 3, AcolN3, whole genome shotgun sequence, the proteins below share one genomic window:
- the LOC120959647 gene encoding microfibril-associated glycoprotein 4-like, translating into METYKVHIYFVWLMLITAKVRGGDQIVNEKAISEFAYELLETRLANIQYTLDQMEANRKHDRVLLERFINQCNQTMADDLIALLRKSNEMLIEQITKVNHDQMRKEFQVLASKEDLALLTLNPGLYFRSISARSCKEEPSNQTGEYLIQPTANDKPFLGYCDQTTLGGGWLVFQYRYDGSVDFWRNWDEYRNGFGSMDEEFWLGLEQLHRITTARKHELLVELKDFDGKYIYARYDEFEIGSEEQQYTLKKLGSYSGSAGDSLSHHLGMKFSTKDRENDVHPKHNCATLYKGAWWYRACEHSNLNGIYENAKNERSIGWYYYKYSWQGFAYSRMSIREV; encoded by the coding sequence ATGGAAACATATAAAGTGCACATTTATTTTGTGTGGCTGATGCTTATCACGGCGAAAGTTCGAGGTGGCGATCAAATTGTGAACGAAAAAGCAATATCCGAATTTGCGTATGAACTATTGGAAACCAGATTGGCAAATATTCAGTACACACTGGACCAGATGGAGGCCAACAGGAAGCATGATCGTGTGTTGCTGGAAAGGTTTATAAATCAGTGCAATCAAACAATGGCTGATGACCTCATCGCGTTGCTGAGGAAGTCGAATGAAATGCTCATTGAGCAAATAACCAAAGTTAATCACGATCAAATGAGGAAGGAGTTTCAAGTTCTTGCATCCAAGGAAGATCTTGCTTTGCTGACGCTGAATCCGGGCTTATATTTTCGGAGTATATCGGCTCGATCGTGCAAGGAGGAACCATCGAATCAAACAGGAGAGTACTTGATACAACCAACCGCAAACGACAAACCATTCCTGGGATACTGCGATCAAACAACTCTCGGAGGAGGCTGGCTTGTGTTTCAGTATCGGTACGACGGATCAGTGGACTTTTGGCGCAACTGGGATGAGTATCGGAACGGGTTTGGAAGCATGGATGAAGAGTTCTGGCTCGGATTGGAGCAGCTGCACCGGATTACTACAGCACGAAAGCATGAGCTGCTGGTGGAGCTGAAAGATTTCGATGGAAAGTACATTTATGCACGGTATGATGAGTTCGAGATCGGGAGTGAAGAGCAGCAATATACGTTAAAGAAGCTAGGATCGTACAGTGGAAGCGCAGGAGATTCATTAAGTCATCACCTTGGCATGAAATTCTCAACCAAGGATCGGGAAAATGATGTTCACCCCAAGCACAACTGTGCTACCCTGTACAAAGGAGCATGGTGGTATAGAGCGTGTGAACATTCAAATCTCAATGGGATATATGAAAATGCAAAGAATGAAAGATCCATCGGTTGGTACTATTATAAATATTCCTGGCAGGGTTTTGCATACTCCAGAATGTCGATTCGCGAAGTATAA